Within the Fusarium musae strain F31 chromosome 11, whole genome shotgun sequence genome, the region TAGTGGATGCATACCGCCAGAGCTGACTGGTGGTCAGTACGTTCGGAATGGCGGCAATCCCGTCAGCCACCAAGACCTTGGCAAAGATGCCCACTGGTTTGACGGCGACGGTATGCTCTCTGGCGTCTCGTTCAGAAAGACATCCGCGGATGGGAAGATTGTACCAGAATTTGTCAATCAGTATATCTTGACGGATTTGTACTTATCGAGAAAGACGACGTCGGTTGTGTCGCCGATAATGCCAAGCATCACGACCCTGGTAAACCCGCTATCTACAGTGTTTCAGATTATGTTGGCGACCGTCAGGACGATATTTCTGGTCATTCTCTCGAATCTTCCTGGGTCTCAACAAGCCATCAAGCGCATCAGTGTTGCGAATACTGCTGTCTTGTACCACGATGGGAGGGCCTTGGCGACATGCGAAAGTGGACCGCCCATGAGGATACAGCTTCCCTCGCTGGATACTGTCGGCTGGTTCGACGGTGTCCAAGCTGAAGGAGAGCCAGAGAAATCTCAAGCCAGCAGTGATGACTCTCCGTTCGGCGGTAGCGggctcttcagcttcatgaAGGAATGGACGACAGGGCATCCCAAGGTCGACCCTGTCACTGGAGAGATGCTTCTATATCACAACACTTTCATGCCACCATACGTGCACTACTCAGTACTTCCGAAAAGTAACGAAAATGCGCCTGGGCACAGACTTGTCAGACTTGTCAATCAGCCGGTTTTGGGAGTATCTGGCGCTCGGATGATGCACGACTTTGGAGCATCTCGAAGTCATACTATTATCATGGATCTTCCTCTGAGCCTTGACCCTCTCAATACAATGAAAGGCAAAGAGGTTGTAGCATACGATCCGAAAAAACCTTCACGGTTTGGAGTGTTCCCGCGCAATAAACCGTCCAGCGTGCGTTGGTTTCATACAGCTCCATGCTGTATCTTTCATACTGCGAATACCTGGGATTCTCATTCCAGTGACGGTAGGAAGTCTGTTAACCTTCTTGCTTGTCGGATGACTTCCTCTACGCTAGTATACACAGCAGGAAATATTCGGCCTCCAGTAAGGCCTACGTCTACCCGAGCGCGGGACTGGTCagtcgagaagaaggaaacgGCCTGCAGATACAAAGAAGCTCCTACACTTGAGTCGCCTGGGGAAGCAACTGGTCTGACCGATTACTTCTCCACTACAGAGTCCGATGACTACGACCAATGCCGACTGTACTATTACGAATTTGACATGGCGACCAAATCTCAGAACAGTGTCAAGAGCCAGTGGGCTCTCTCTGCGATACCTTTCGAGTTTCCTTCTGTATGTCCAGACCGAGAAATGCAAGAGGCTCGTTACATCTACGGCTGCAGCACGTCAACTTCCTGCTTTGGTGTTGCTCTCGGACGAGCTGACAAGGTCGATCTGCTTATCAAGATGGATGCCAAGACCCTCATTCAACgtggaaagaagatggacaCAACGCCTATCACTGGGTGTGTCGATAGACGGTCAGTTAGCGAGATtcttgaagagaagaggaaggatGAtcctataaagatatttcgTCTTCCGCCGAACCACTACGCTCAAGAGCCGCGGTTTGTTCCTAGAGATTCTTCAACTGCGGAGGACGATGGATATCTGCTCTTTTATGTCTTCGACGAGTCTCAACTCCTGCCTTCTGGGGATTGTCCCAAATCTGCGAGGTCTGAGTTGTGGATTCTTGATGCTCAGAACATGCGTGATGTTGTGGCCAAGGTTCAGCTTCCCCAACGAGTACCATACGGTCTGCACGGAACTTGGTTCTCTAGTGAGGATATTGAAGGTCAACGGGTTGTGAAgtctttgagaagcttggaagaggtgcaaaggaagaaggatggTTGGGTGAATAATGGAGGACAGATAAGGAAGTCATGGATGGTGCTGCGGGAGAAGTTGGAGACAGCTGTCGGATGATGGACTCTGGTTTTCATTATGGTTCGCTTTTACGATACCCCATTGCGATCTCACGACCCAGTTTTGTAGCTTATAGGTTTTGTCAATATGTGCAGACAACTCTTCATCCTTCAAATGAATAAATAAGAATATCTGACTACTCATAAAGCTCTTAGAACTCCCCCATGGCTCCAATTGGCATGCAACTCCAATGACCATTCCATTAAACATGAGCTTGTAACACCATGATTGCCTAAACTCCGACAATGCCCAAGCTGTCCCAACCCTTTCACCAAATATCGTGCTCCACCATTGTATGTGATAAGAACTCAGTGTCGCTGTTCGCGATCGAATTCGCCATGTCAATCATCTGCGCAGTCGTGAACCACGCATCCATTCCCAAATCATCCATACCAGGCAACATCGAAGCCATAGtctcattatcatcatccagGTCATTGAGCTCTCCTTCGCCCTCACCAATCGTTCCTCCAATAATCTGTCCATCGATCGGAATCGGTGTTGTTTCAGATTGCTCACGTGGTAATCGACCCAACATATCATCAAGCTGCTGCAACTCCGACCTTCTGAACATGGCGATGAGATTGCCCTTACTTATCATCTCATTGAATATGATATGCGTCTTGTGTCGGAACGTAGCATCGTATTCTGAAAATCGGGAATCAAGAACGGGCGCGATGAGGAGGTTAAAGCTCGATACGAATAGCGACTCAAGATCGAAGGGAAGAAATGCTTCTGGAGAATTATTAGTATATGGCGGTGACGAGATCAATCTCTTGATTTACCAAGCAGACCTTGACTTTGCAAACAGCCAAGAATGTTGATCATCTGGTAGGAGGAGTCGATACACATCTTGATCAGGTTCCAGACAGTTTGGGATGAGTTGAGGGCTTCTGTTATAGCATCGGGGGTTTCGAAGCGGATTTTGAGGAAGCAGAGTAGTAGAGGTCTCGTTGCGAGGACGATACACTGTAAATGTCAGTACGGGTCGTTAGCTTACGGAGCAATGATAATACCTGATGATAAAGAGTGTGGAGGTATCCTGCAACCCTCGAAACGCCGTTTACCGCTTTATCTGCACCAAGAGGGAATTGCTGTTGGAGCTCGTCTGCAAGTCCGGCAATGTTCTCGAGAACCTTTTTAGTGCTGAGGAGGAACTTCTTGTTCAGCCGACCATTGGCTCCGTATACGCCTAACAACTGATTAGCTTCGTACAGATAACGCGACAGGCCTTCTCACCTCTTCCAACTGATGCAATTGTCCGGCAAAGTCGAATCTGCATATGAAGCGCCGCTACTCGTTGTGTTGACCCATCAAAGTGCGGAAGCTGGTGATGAATGTCGTCGTCGTGAATGGACTGCGGTAGGCCCATCAGAGATGTCATCTCGCGGTCTAACACGTAGACGGTCCACCATATCCTTCGACTTCGTTCAACAATCCGATCGCCCAATTGATCTACAGGCATGTCGGTATGCATTCCTTGCCCGAGTGCAACTCTCATCGCTTGTCCAATCTGTTCAAAGTTAGCTGAATTCGCTGAAGCACAGTTGGGGGCGTACAAATCCATGTGATGAGTGTCTGTAGTCGAGAGACTCAAAGTATAGAGCTATACAACATAAGATCTCTGTCGATATTAGTGGCTGATAAACAAGGATATGAATGCTTGGTAGAAGTCGGATGGCCGTGACGAAGTAGTCGGCTCCAGGGGGTCTCTTTGCTTGGTAGTTGCTGTTCTCGGCGAAAGCTTTACCAaaggcgaggatgagaagaagatggatgtaAGGAAGGTCCGCTGCTGCAATATGACGGCTCGGATCGGCGTAGAATTCGTGCAGATATGCCATGAACGTCTCCTCGTCGAATAAGTGAAATAGCTGGCCGCAGTGAAACTTGACTGTGTTGATTAGAAAGACCGCATGGTCGAGACTTGGCATAACTGGCGGATCTAGCGCTGGAGTAATTCGAGAGCCGTCCCAGCCAAGATCGTATGCTAAGCCATCGAAGAGTAGGTTATCCACTGAGATAGGGCTTTGGTGGATGTATTCGTGAGTGAGACTGAGGACGCGTCGGGTGAAGGACCAGTTTGAAGATGTTCCGAGATAGACTAAAATGTTAGCTGAAGTCTTGTTGAAAGCAATGAGTACTTACATTCTCGTCCTTGCGCTGATTGCATAAACTTGGACTGCCCAGATGACAACGGATTCACTAGAGCCGACGCGATTGGGTCCAGTCCCTTCCcgctgctgttggtgctaCTGTGACTTCCAAGGAGCGAGTCCTCCGTCGGCAGCGAAGCAGAAACATTGCCGCCAGGTGAGGGTAAGTGAGGCGGTGGTTCAACTATCGCCATCAGCAATGGCCTTCCATCAGATCATCACACATACCTGAATCAGACGGTCCCCCAACATTGATGTTCGTATCCAAAGACCCAGGCGTGATGTATTCCGCTGTCCCGGTACTCGATTGACTTATCGCAGCGCGTTGTTGTAAATCCAGAATGAACCTTTGAAGCCATTAATATGTCAGGTCGTAAAAAGTCAATCGCGGTGAGCTTACCCACGCGTGACGAGAACCTTTTGATCGCGTTGATCAAACTCGCAAGACAATTTGCGCTTCTTGCACGCGTCGCAAGGATGTGACCCTGAGCATTTTATTTTCTGCTTGCGGCATCGCGAGCACCTATCCTCTGTCAGTAATGCTGATCCTCCTTGTCATTGCTGATGCTCGGTGAGTGAGGCGAGGTTCACGTTGCAAGGTGAGGGGTAACTCAGTGCAGATTGATACAGGGGATTCAGGCTCAGCGCCGTACTCACGCATTATCAGATCTTTTGGAAACACGGCCCGATCCTGCAGTCGTCCCAGACGTTTTCCGCGCATGCGTCGTTCCAGGCGCCATCGCAGCGAATCGTATGATGAGAGAACAAAGGCGCTGATGAATTGGAAGGAAATTGTTTCGGTGGTTGGCGGGGAAGAGGAAGGTTTCGTTAGCTTAAGCTCCAGTGGCTATTTTGCCCCTGCTGTAATGTTGGGGTTAGAACAGCCGCCACTGGGTCACGAGTATTACTCTCTGAAGTGTAAAAAAAGACGAAATCCCAGGGAATTAATCGGGAATGAAAATtctcaagaggaagaaaggaagaagatggttgtATGTGGGGTTAGAAATTGctatccttttactataacaAGTGCGATGAGATGAGTTTGGGGGCTTTCACCAAGTGGAGGTGCACTGTTGATAACGACTTTGGAGTGGGACAGACGCTGGGTGTCGGCCGTTTTTTGATAGCAGATTAGGCTTTGACCCTGGTCGTTTTAGTTGGGTCAGACTAGAGCATGGGGAAAACGATAATCGAAGCACCGTGCACTTGGCCACGGCCTTCCCAGATGGGTTGGGCATGCcttagggagcaagaaaacacaaggCCTAAACTTAGGATAACAAAATAAGTTCCACAAAGGGTATTCTAAGCTTATCCTAAATCTAGactaaattacctaaatctttttgtcacttaggcttaaggtcccgagttttatttcctcccctaggcaTGTCACACAATCGACGCAACAGGTCCACTGGTGGTGCAGGGGATGGGCTTGAGATATGCATTCATCCCAATACGTTGAGGTTTGACCCATGGAAACGCGATGGAAGTATTCGCCATTCTTCTCCCGCTATTCTGCAGGTTGACCAGCACGTCAATCCTTGCATCGAACAGCCCGGGGAACATTCCTGGAAGAACAGGGTCAACGGGCGTTCCCCCCGAAGCCGTCACGTCACCTGTATGTCTCGCCACATCTCACAAGTCTCGTCTCGTGTCAGTAACAGCTCTATTATTCTCAATATCCAGACTTTTCCCCTCTAACTAGTTAAGACGTCCCTTGACCCGATCCGTCCAAGTCTTGAGcaactcctcctctttaTCACCCGCCTCCTTCATGATACTCTTAACACTAGTCTTGACAGCCTCACCGACAGGCTCATACGGATGTCTCGGcgccagcttctcctcagccccTTCAACACCCGCCAATCTTGCCGAAAACACAGCAACTGCGTACTTTGTAGAAGCAACACCCGCTTTGCAAGGTCGctcagcaagagcagcaacTTGTTGCAACTTCAGTGCCTCCTCGAATTTTCCCTCCTTGTACAGAGCGTAGATCTTTGATGTCA harbors:
- a CDS encoding hypothetical protein (antiSMASH:Cluster_11.4), encoding MKFLQQNSLTQTSMSQPDEDTSPPLRHPYLSGNFAPIHQTTNLTPCTYSGCIPPELTGGQYVRNGGNPVSHQDLGKDAHWFDGDGMLSGVSFRKTSADGKIVPEFVNQYILTDLYLSRKTTSVVSPIMPSITTLVNPLSTVFQIMLATVRTIFLVILSNLPGSQQAIKRISVANTAVLYHDGRALATCESGPPMRIQLPSLDTVGWFDGVQAEGEPEKSQASSDDSPFGGSGLFSFMKEWTTGHPKVDPVTGEMLLYHNTFMPPYVHYSVLPKSNENAPGHRLVRLVNQPVLGVSGARMMHDFGASRSHTIIMDLPLSLDPLNTMKGKEVVAYDPKKPSRFGVFPRNKPSSVRWFHTAPCCIFHTANTWDSHSSDGRKSVNLLACRMTSSTLVYTAGNIRPPVRPTSTRARDWSVEKKETACRYKEAPTLESPGEATGLTDYFSTTESDDYDQCRLYYYEFDMATKSQNSVKSQWALSAIPFEFPSVCPDREMQEARYIYGCSTSTSCFGVALGRADKVDLLIKMDAKTLIQRGKKMDTTPITGCVDRRSVSEILEEKRKDDPIKIFRLPPNHYAQEPRFVPRDSSTAEDDGYLLFYVFDESQLLPSGDCPKSARSELWILDAQNMRDVVAKVQLPQRVPYGLHGTWFSSEDIEGQRVVKSLRSLEEVQRKKDGWVNNGGQIRKSWMVLREKLETAVG
- a CDS encoding hypothetical protein (antiSMASH:Cluster_11.4), with the protein product MAIVEPPPHLPSPGGNVSASLPTEDSLLGSHSSTNSSGKGLDPIASALVNPLSSGQSKFMQSAQGREFYLGTSSNWSFTRRVLSLTHEYIHQSPISVDNLLFDGLAYDLGWDGSRITPALDPPVMPSLDHAVFLINTVKFHCGQLFHLFDEETFMAYLHEFYADPSRHIAAADLPYIHLLLILAFGKAFAENSNYQAKRPPGADYFVTAIRLLPSIHILVYQPLISTEILCCIALYFESLDYRHSSHGFIGQAMRVALGQGMHTDMPVDQLGDRIVERSRRIWWTVYVLDREMTSLMGLPQSIHDDDIHHQLPHFDGSTQRVAALHMQIRLCRTIASVGRGVYGANGRLNKKFLLSTKKVLENIAGLADELQQQFPLGADKAVNGVSRVAGYLHTLYHQCIVLATRPLLLCFLKIRFETPDAITEALNSSQTVWNLIKMCIDSSYQMINILGCLQSQGLLEAFLPFDLESLFVSSFNLLIAPVLDSRFSEYDATFRHKTHIIFNEMISKGNLIAMFRRSELQQLDDMLGRLPREQSETTPIPIDGQIIGGTIGEGEGELNDLDDDNETMASMLPGMDDLGMDAWFTTAQMIDMANSIANSDTEFLSHTMVEHDIW